The Brachionichthys hirsutus isolate HB-005 chromosome 3, CSIRO-AGI_Bhir_v1, whole genome shotgun sequence genome has a window encoding:
- the sec61b gene encoding protein transport protein Sec61 subunit beta — MPGPAASATNVGASSRSPGKSVAPRAAGSTVRQRKATSSGTRSGGRTTGSAGTGGMWRFYTEDSPGLKVGPVPVLVMSLLFIASVFMLHIWGKYTRT, encoded by the exons ATG CCTGGACCAGCAGCAAGTGCCACCAATGTTGGGGCGTCTAGTCGTTCCCCCGGCAAGTCGGTGGCCCCCCGTGCAGCCGGGTCGACAGTCAGACAGAG GAAAGCTACCAGCAGTGGTACGCGCAGCGGCGGAAGGACCACAGGATCAGCAGGCACCGGTGGCATGTGGCGTTTTTACACAGAAGACTCGCCTGGCCTCAAAGT CGGTCCAGTCCCTGTGCTGGTGATGAGTCTGCTCTTCATTGCTTCAGTCTTCATGCTGCACATCTGGGGGAAGTACACCCGCACTTAA
- the alg2 gene encoding alpha-1,3/1,6-mannosyltransferase ALG2, whose translation MVRVVFLHPDLGIGGAERLVVDAAVALKSKGCSVQIWTAHYDPTHCFSETLDPQLPVVCVGDWLPTSVFGYLHALCAYLRMIYVALYLVFFSGVEYDVIFCDQVSACIPVLRLSRHRKKVLFYCHFPDQLLTQRRSPLKKLYRASIDWVEERTTGMADMILVNSKFTAGVFRETFLSLRGVQTDVLYPSLNTRTFDQPSAEADGLEGLLPEGTVCLFLSLNRYERKKNLGLALEALAALRRSLPPEQRVGIHLVVAGGYDARVPENVQHYAELKKLVAQLHLKDSVTFLRSPSDSLKVALLQGSTAVLYTPSREHFGIVPVEAMYCRCPVIAVNSGGPLESVADGETGFLCEPTAEAFSRAMQRLVGEPQLRRDMGQAGRRRVQDKFSLQAFSDQLYGYIVRLNH comes from the exons ATGGTGCGAGTGGTGTTCCTCCATCCAGACCTTGGTATTGGTGGTGCAGAGCGGCTAGTGGTCGATGCTGCTGTAGCCCTGAAGTCCAAAGGATGTAGCGTTCAGATCTGGACGGCCCATTACGACCCAACGCACTGCTTCTCTGAGACTCTGGACCCACAGCTGCCTGTG GTATGTGTTGGTGACTGGCTACCCACCAGTGTGTTTGGCTACCTACATGCGCTGTGTGCCTACCTGAGGATGATTTATGTGGCCCTCTACCTCGTCTTCTTCAGCGGGGTGGAATATGACGTCATCTTCTGTGATCAA GTGTCGGCGTGCATCCCGGTGCTGCGACTGTCCCGTCACAGAAAGAAGGTTTTGTTTTACTGCCACTTCCCTGACCAGCTGCTCACCCAGAGAAGATCGCCGCTTAAGAAGCTTTACCGCGCTTCCATTGACTGGGTGGAGGAACGCACCACCGGCATGGCTGATATG ATTCTGGTAAACAGCAAGTTCACTGCAGGCGTCTTCCGGGAGACTTTTCTCAGTCTACGAGGAGTCCAGACAGATGTTCTCTATCCCTCCCTCAACACTCGTACCTTCGACCAGCCATCCGCTGAGGCAGACGGCCTGGAAGGCCTGCTTCCAGAGGGAACCGTCTGCCTGTTTCTCTCGCTAAATCGATATGAAAGGAAGAAGAATCTGGGGCTGGCTCTGGAGGCTCTTGCAGCCCTGAGGCGGAGCCTTCCTCCCGAGCAAAGAGTCGGCATTCACCTGGTGGTGGCTGGGGGCTATGATGCCAGAGTTCCTGAGAACGTTCAACACTATGCTGAACTGAAAAAACTAGTAGCACAACTCCACTTGAAGGACAGTGTTACCTTCCTGCGCTCGCCCTCTGATTCGCTGAaggtggcgctgctgcagggCAGCACAGCCGTGCTCTATACCCCGAGCAGGGAGCATTTTGGGATAGTACCTGTAGAGGCCATGTATTGCCGCTGCCCTGTTATCGCTGTGAACTCTGGGGGGCCCCTGGAGAGCGTAGCAGATGGGGAGACAGGCTTCCTGTGCGAGCCCACAGCAGAAGCCTTCTCTCGGGCCATGCAGAGGCTCGTGGGAGAGCCACAGCTCCGCAGGGACATGGGACaagctgggaggaggagggtacAAGATAAATTCTCTCTTCAGGCCTTCTCAGACCAGTTGTACGGGTACATTGTCAGGCTGAACCATTAA
- the LOC137914671 gene encoding phospholipase A and acyltransferase 2-like: MSSRQLDQSLSSVEIGDLIEFAYPWSGLCLWGVYIGDGLVIHFGVGDENMTQKACRSFLQQMAPKSKGDGVLKKTRICTQRIKDIKLPPGTCIRVNNNKHNLVPSPQEMIRTRCEMFLHQEFKYDLMNFNSEHFATFIRYGCAVSNLVGSKTPT; this comes from the exons ATGTCAAGTCGACAG CTTGATCAGAGTCTGTCCTCAGTAGAGATTGGCGACTTGATTGAGTTTGCATATCCATGGTCAGGATTGTGTCTTTGGGGAGTGTACATTGGAGATGGCCTTGTTATCCATTTTGGAGTGGGAG ATGAAAACATGACACAGAAAGCTTGCCGCAGCTTCCTCCAACAAATGGCTCCAAAATCGAAAGGCGACGGTGTTCTGAAGAAGACCCGGATCTGCACACAGCGCATTAAAGACATCAAGCTGCCTCCAGGAACTTGCATCAgggtcaacaacaacaagcacaaCCTGGTTCCATCTCCACAGGAGATGATAAGGACCCGGTGTGAAATGTTTCTACACCAGGAGTTCAAATACGACTTGATGAACTTCAACAGTGAGCACTTTGCCACATTTATTCGATATGGCTGTGCTGTGTCCAACCTGGTAGGTTCCAAAACGCCCACATAA